The genomic stretch TTATCTGGAAAAACAAAAACTTCTGGAAGAAAAAAGTCTGATGGAAAGAGCCAAAAAGTGCTACGAAATGATGCACGAAGACTTCCGAAAACTGGAACTCAGAAACCAAATTCATCAAAAAACCTCTAAAGATCTAGACAAACAGCAGAGAGAATATTTTCTGAATCAACAAATCAGAACCATTCAGGATGAATTGGGAGGCGGGCCAGAAAGTGACGTTGAAGATTTACTTAAAAAAGGGAAAGATAAAAACTGGAAACCTGAAGTTGAAGAGCACTTCCAGAAAGAAATAGGAAGACTGCAAAGACAAAACCCAAATTCTCCGGATTATAATGTTCAGAGAAATTATCTGGATTTCTTTACCGATCTACCTTGGGAAACCTTTACAAAAGACACTTTCGATATCGAAAAAGCAGAAAAAGTTTTAGATAAAGCTCATTTTGGTTTAGAAGATATCAAGAAAAGAATTTTAGAACACATGGCGGTTTTAAAATTGAAAAATAACATGAAATCCCCAATCCTATTATTGGTAGGACCTCCAGGAGTTGGTAAAACATCTCTAGGAAAATCTGTTGCTGATGCTTTGGGAAGAAAATATGTACGTGTTTCTTTGGGTGGACTTCATGACGAGAGCGAAATCCGCGGTCATAGAAAGACATATATTGGTGCAATGGCCGGAAGAATTCTTCAGTCTATTAAAAAATCGGGCACTTCTAATCCTGTAATTGTTTTAGATGAAATCGATAAAGTAGGAAAAGGAATGCATGGCGACCCTAGCTCGGCATTGCTTGAGGTTCTTGATCCTGAACAAAATAATTCTTTCTACGATAACTTCCTTGAATTGGGTTATGATTTGTCTAAAGTAATGTTTCTGGCAACAGCAAACTCGCTTTCAACGATTCAAACTCCGCTTTTAGACAGAATGGAGGTCATTCAGATTGCAGGTTATACGTTGGAGGAGAAAATTGAAATTGCCAAAAGACATTTAATCAAAAAACAACAGGAAGAAAACGGTTTGACAGCAAAATCTTTCAAACTTGGAAATCCTGAACTTAAGCATATCATCGAAGCACACACTTCAGAAAGCGGCGTAAGAACTTTAGAAAAAAGAATTGCCGCAATTGCACGCTGGGTTGCTTTGCAGACGGCATTGGTAAGAGAATATGATACTAAAATTACGGTTGACAAAGTTGATGAAATCTTAGGCGTTCCAAGACCGAAAAGTTTATCTGAATTAACAGATGTTCCCGGAGTAGTTACGGGATTGGCTTGGACAAGCGTAGGTGGAGACATCCTTTTTATCGAAAGTATCACCAGCAACGGAAAAGGAAATCTTACGATGACCGGAAATCTGGGAACGGTAATGAAAGAATCTGCAACAATTGCGTTGGAATACATCAAAGCCAAGCATGAAGACCTCGGAATCAATGAAGATGACTTGGAAAAGAAAAACATTCACGTTCACGTTCCAGAAGGCGCAACACCAAAAGACGGACCTTCTGCAGGAATTGCGATGCTGACTTCTATGGTTTCTTCATTCAAAAATAAAAAAGTAAAACCACACCTTGCGATGACCGGTGAGATTACGCTAAGAGGAAAAGTACTTCCTGTAGGCGGAATTAAAGAAAAACTACTCGCCGCAACAAGAGCCGGCATTACAGAAGTAATTCTTTGCGAAGCCAACAGAAAAGATGTAGAAGAAATAAAGCAAGACTATCTGAAAAACCTGAAAGTAAACTACGTAAGCTGGATGAAAGAAGTGCTTGAACTGGCCATCGAAAAATAAATTTTCAACAATAAACTAAAAACCTCATCTCAAAACGGTGGGGTTTTATTATTTTTATACAGCAGATTTTTAATTATGAATTTTATAAAACTTCCATTTCTCCTGAAACTTGCATTAGCAGTGATTTCAATCATCGGGATAGGTTACCTTATCAAATTGGGGCAAAGTATTTTGGCTCCGTTTTTTTTGGCATTTTTGTTGGCGATGCTTTTTTTACCGCTTGCTAATTTTATGGAGCGAAAATTAAAATTCCCAAGATCTGTGTCTACCATTGTTTCGGTAATGATAATGTTGATTATTCTTACAGGCTTGCTCTATTTCTTTGGATCGCAATTATCCAGCTTCAGCAGAGATCTTCCGCACCTCAGCAAACAATTTAATTTAGTTTTTCACAATCTGCAAAACTGGGTATCACATACTTTTAATGTAAAAATTGATGAGCAACTCGATTATTTGGATCAGGGCTTAAACAAGCTTTTGTCTTCATCAGGAATTATTCTTGGCTTTACGTTCGGAATTTTTTCTACAAGTTTAGGTTTTATGGTATTTTTCATTCTGTTTTTCATATTCATCTTAAATTACAGAAGGATTTTAAATAATTTTATCGTCAATGTTTTCAATGAAAAGCATAAAGCAAGCGTGCAAGAAGTCGTTTCAGAAGTAAGAATTATGACGAAGAGATACATTATAGGTCTTTGTCTTCAGGTAATTATTGTTTCTGTACTTGCTACGATAGTTCTTACTATTTTAGGAGTAAAATATGCGATTTTACTGGGCGTTTTAACGGGATTATTAAACGTTATTCCTTACATCGGTATCGCTATTTCGTTATTAATTTCTTGTTTTATCGCATTTGCAACCGGCACTGTTTCTACCTGCGTTTATGTAGCAATTGGCTACGTGATCGTTCATGCCATTGACGGAAATATTGTACTGCCTTTTGTAGTTGGTTCAAAAGTGAAAATCAACGCACTATTTTCTTTCATTGGAATTCTTTTAGGCGAACACCTTTGGGGAATTTCAGGAATGTTCCTATGTATTCCTGCGATTGCGATTATCAAAATTATTTTTGAAAGAGTAGACGGTTTAAAGCCCTGGGGGAAATTGCTGGGTGAAGATGACAAACCCAATAAAAAGAAAAAAAGCTACAAGATTTCTAAGAATATCACTTTAAAGGAAATGGATTGATTATGAGTGATAAGCAATTGGTAATGAGTACTATTTCATATAAAGAAAGCCTTCAGATTGAAGGCTTTTAGTTTTTATAATGCGCAAAGCGGGCTCGTACCATTCGGACATGTTTCCGTACAATAGATATACGTTCCGCTATACGTACAATATCCGATGGGATCTCCCGGATCAGTCGGTCCACCACCGCCACCTAAACATGGATCTCCAGCTGGGATTTTGCATGGACAACCAATTGGCCCGATATCACATTTTCCGGGACCACCGCCGCCTAGAATTTCTCTTAAATCTGTACGATTTAGTTTTTTAAGATTTTTCAACATATTGTTTCGTTTTTATTTTTTAATCTAACAAATATATCAAATAAATAGACAAATCTATATACATTTCTTAATGTTCTTAAAAATTAATTAGTTTTTAATCAACCGATTATAATTTTATTTAATTTTAATGAAAAATATTACTCATGAAAATTATCAAATTTATCATCTGTCTCCTCTTCGGGTTAATGTTTATCAATGCCGGATTAAACAAGTTCCTCAATTACATGCCAATGGAAAAACCCACTCCCGAGCAAATGGAACTTTTTGCAGCATTTGACAAAATCTTCTGGCTGATGCCGTTAGTGGGTACGGTGGAAATCGTCGGTGGATTATTATTTATCTTTCCAAAAACAAGAGCTTTGGGCGCCATTGTTATTTTGCCGGTAATGATAGGAATTGTAATTCATGTTTTCACGATGGATAAATCTCCAATGGGAATATCAATAGCCGGTGTTTTATTTTTAATTAATCTTTGGATGCTTATTGATAACAAAGAAAAATATAACGCTTTGCTGAAGTAATAATGTGAATGGTGAATGGTCAATTCGCTCCGCTTGTCAATTTTTCAATTCACTTGCGAAGAAGATTCAAAATTCACCATCGACTTTTAAACAAATGCGCTGAAGCCAGTAATTGATCTGCCAACAATCAGTGAGTTGATCTCTTTTGTTCCTTCATAAGAGTAAATAGCCTCTGCATCAGCAACGAATCTGGCGACATCATATTCAAGTAAAATTCCGTTTCCGCCCATTACTTCCCGTGCTCTGGAAACAACATCTCTCGTACGCATTGTACAGAAAACTTTTGCTAAAGAAGCGTGCTCGTCTTTTAAAATTCCTTCATCCTGCATTTCAGAAAGTCTGAAAACCAGGGTTTGCATCGCCGTCAAATTCGATAACATTTCAACCAAATGTCCTTGAATCATTTGAAATGAAGCAATTGGTTTTCCGAACTGCTCTCGTGTTCTGGTATATGCTAATGCACTTTCATACGCTCCTCTAGCGCAGCCAGTCGCCATCCACGCTACTCCGGCTCTCGTCATTCTGAGAACTTTTGCCGTGTCTTTGAATGAATTGGCATTTTGAAGCCTGTTTTCTTCTGTGATTAAACAATCTTTTAGCGTAATTAAACCATTTTGAACGATTCTGAGCGCCATTTTTCCTTTGATTTTCTCCACTGAAAAACCCGGATTGTCTTTTTCAACAATAAAACCTTTTACTTCTCCATCATCAAGATCTCTTGCCCAGATAATAATTACATCTGCAAAAGTGGCATTTCCTATCCATTTTTTTTCACCATTTAAAATCCAACCTTCCGGAGTTTTTTTGCAAGTTGCCGTTAAACCTCCTGCTGCTCCTGAACCGACTTCGGGTTCAGTTAAGCCAAATGCACCAATTTTTTCAAACCTCTGCATTTGAGGAAGCCATTTTTGTTTTTGCTCTTCCGAACCGCATATATAAATAGAGCCCATTGCCAAGCCGGACTGTACACCGAAAAAAGTAGCAATCGAAGCATCAATTCGTGCCATTTCCATGGCAATAACTCCTTCCATTAAAAATGGCATGCCTTTACAACCATACCCTTCGTAAGTTACTCCGCAAATATCAAGTTTCTGAAATTTTGGAATCAGCTCGTGTGGAAACTCGTCCCGCAACCAATAATGATTTACCAAAGGTTTCACTTCTTTTTCCATAAACGCTCTTACTTTCAGCTGAACTTCTCTTTGCTCAGGAGTTAAGGTGTGATAAATATCGTAGAAATCTCCATCAATTGGCGGTAACTCTCTCTTTTTCTTATTGGGATCGAGCATTTTCATCATTCCGCTGAGCTGCTTGTCATCAAGCTTGGAAAAATTTTCCATGAGTTTTGGGAGATTTACTTTCTGCGAAATTTCGCTAAGCTGATCAAAATCAATTGATTTAAATAATTCTATGGCGTTTCTGATTTTGGAAAAAGTTTTAGACATATTATTTGAGATTTAATTTGTAAAACATCAGCAAAAATCAATCCGAAATACCACACAAACAGTGCCTGCTCTTTTACAAAAAACTGAAATTCAATATTTTAAATTTAAATAAATATTTACAAAATGTTTACCTGCAATATTCAAACATTACAAACGATTCTGCGTGAACTTTGACCTAAGTAAACAATAAAAAATTAAAATATGAAAACGACTTACATCAGACTATCAATCGCAACAGCACTCTTAGCTGGCATCTACTCTTGCAAAAAAGGTGAAGCCACAACAGGTGACTACCAAACGACAGAATATAGTAACGAGATTTCTGCCGACAGCATTTCTTCTGTAGCCACCATGTCTGTGAAAGACAAACAATTTGTAAAAACCGCCAATGTAAATATGGAAGTAAAAGATGTATATGATGCAACAATTTCTATAGAAAAATCGGTACAGGAGCTCGGCGGATTTGTTACCCACAGCAATTTACAGAGCAGGGTAATTTCTGAAGATACTTACAACACTTCAAATGAAGAAGCTATGCTGGTAAAAAAGTATCAGACAGAAAACACATTGCAGGTAAGAGTGCCGACCTCAAAACTGGGCGAGCTATTAACCTTAATCAATGATAAAAAACTTTTCCTGAATTCTAGAATTATTAATGCCGAAGATGTTACTTCAAGCATTAAATATGCAGAAATGGAAGGCAAAAGAATTAAAAAAACCAGTGAAAATATTTCTGAGCTTAAAACCACAAAAGATAAAGTAAAAATGAGCGATGAAAATATGTCTGAAGAAAACCTGCAGCAATTGGCAAATCTTGATGTTACCGACAATCTGAAATACAGCACTGTTGATATCTACATTAAAGAACCCAAGCTCCGAATCGCAGAAATTGCAGTAACCAATTCTGAAAACATTGATAATAAATATAAATTCGACTTTTTCTACAGTGCAAAAAATGCTTTTGTTGAAGGATATTATTTAATTCAAAGAATTCTTATAGGATTGGTAACGATCTGGCCAATTGTAATTATCGCAGCTATTGCATTTTACTTTTATCGCAAAAATAAGTCTACTAAGAAGTCAATCCCAGTCGACAAAGAATAAACTTGGCATCCTAACCTTCTGGTTATTTATATAAACATTACGAACCTCTACATTTTGTGGAGGTTTTTCTGATTTATTTAAAATGCATTTCAGCAAATCTCACTTGAAAATTGATTTTTAATTCTCAATTAACATCATTGTACGAAAATTCCGTAAATTTGCAGATTGAAATTTAATAAATACGATTTTAGTGGATTTATTCGAAAAATCCCTAAGTCTTATAAGCAATTCTACCTATGTTATCAAAAATAAACCCTACACACACAAATAGCTGGAAAGCCCTCGATGAACATTTTGGAAATAATGATTTTGAGTTGAGAAGCCTTTTCCAGTACAATCCAAATCGTTTTGAAGAGTTTTCTATTAAAAAAGATAATTTTCTATTCGATTATTCTAAAAATTTAATAGATTCTAAAGCTAAAGAACTTCTATTGAATCTTGCAGAAGAATGTCAGTTAAAAGATGCTATTTCTAAAATGTTTTCGGGAGATAAAATAAACGAAACAGAAGGAAGAGCGGTTTTACATACTGCATTAAGAGATTTTTCTGATAAAGAAATTTTGGTTGACGGTGAAAATATTAAGCCTCAGATCAAAAGAGTTTTGGAGCACATGAAGTCTTTCTCAGAAAAAATTATTTCAGGAGAGCACAAAGGTTTCAGCGGAAAAGAAATTACGGATGTGGTGAATATCGGAATCGGTGGTTCAGATTTGGGACCGGTAATGGTAGTTTCTGCTTTAAAGCATTTCAAAACAAGATTGGATGTTCATTTCGTTTCAAACGTAGACGGAAACCATATTGCAGAAGTTGTAAAGAACTTAAATCCTGAAACCACTTTATTCATTATTGCTTCGAAAACGTTTACAACGCAGGAAACAATGACGAATGCGAATTCTGCAAAAGACTGGTTTTTAAAAGCAGGAAAACAGGAAGATGTAGCAAAACACTTTGTAGCTTTATCCACTAACGTTCAATCAGTTAAAGACTTTGGAATCGCAGAAGAAAACATCTTCGAATTCTGGGATTGGGTTGGCGGAAGATATTCATTATGGAGCGCCATCGGATTAAGCATTGTTCTTGCGGTTGGATATGAAAACTTTGAGCAATTATTAAAAGGTGCTGAAAATACTGATCAGCATTTCCAAACTGCTGAATTTTCAGAAAACATTCCTGTTTTGATGGGACTTTTAGGAATTTGGTATCGTAATTTTTATGCTGCGACGACTTATGCTATTTTACCTTACTCTCAATATTTAGACAGATTTGCAGCGTATCTTCAGCAAGGAGATATGGAAAGCAACGGAAAATGCGTTGACAGAAACGGAGAATTTGTAGAATATGAAACAGGCCCAATTATTTGGGGAGAACCTGGAACAAATGGCCAACACGCATTCTATCAATTGATTCACCAAGGAACAGAATTGATTCCGGCAGATTTTATTGCGTATGCGAAAAGTCCAAACAAAGTTTCTGATCATCAGGATAAACTTTTAGCTAACTTTTTCGCTCAGACCGAAGCTTTAGCTTTTGGTAAAAACGAAGAAGAAGTTGAATCTGAATTACAAGCATCAGGAAAATCTGAAGAAGAAGTTGATTTCTTATTAAACTATAAAGTCTTCCACGGAAACACGCCTACCAACTCAATCATATTCAATGAATTAACTCCATTTTCGCTAGGACAATTAATTGCAATGTATGAACATAAAATTTTTGTTCAGGGTGTGATTTGGAATATTTTCAGTTTTGATCAGTTTGGGGTAGAATTAGGAAAGGTTTTAGCCAATAAAATTTTACCGGAACTTGAAAGTAATGAGACAATTAGCTCTCACGACAGCTCAACAAATGGATTGATCAATTATTATAAAGGAAATAAATAATTGTTGAAGATTTTCATTAATTTTAATCAAAAATAAAAATATGACACAAATTATTATAAACCTAAACAATAAGGAAGAAGAAACCTTTGTGGAAACTTTTTTGAAAAAAATGAAAATCAGTTTTGAAAAAAATGAAGATGATTTTGAATTGACGGATGAAATGATTGCAGCAATAGAAACGGCTTTAAAACAAGATAAATCTAAAGCAGTAGATGGTAAAGAATCTTTAAAAAGAATTAGAGCCAAGCATGGACTTTAGTTTTAAATTTTTACCAATTGCGGAAGACAATATTGAAGAGGCAACAGATTATTATGCGAATATTTCATTGAAAGTTGTAAAAAGCTTTAATAAGCAGTTGGATCTTTCGATAAACAGAATTGTAAGCAATCCTTATTTTCAAAAAAGATTTAAAAATGTAAGAGCTTTACCTGTTAAGAAATTTCCTTACATAATTTTCTACGAGGTCAATGATGAAGAAAAAGTGATTTATATCCTTTCTGTTTTCTGTACTCATCAGAATCCGGAAAAATATCCTTAAAATCTAATAATAAAAAGTAATAAAAGTAAAAATGGCAGAAATTCTTGACGGATTAAAAGTATCCAAAGAAATAAAAGCAGAAATCAAGGTTGAAGTTGATAAAATCATTGCTAGCAAAAGAAGAGCACCCCATTTAGTAGCTATTCTTGTTGGGAACAATGGAGCAAGCAAGGCGTATGTAAATGCTAAAGTGAAAGACTGTGAAGAAGTAGGATTTCAATCTAGCTTGGTTAAATTTCCAAGTACAGTTTCTGAGTCTGAATTATTGGAAAAAATCGACGAACTTAATAAAGATAAATCAGTAGACGGTTTTATCGTTCAGTTGCCTTTGCCAGACCAGATTGATCAGGAAAAAATCATTAACGCAATCGATCCAAGAAAAGATGTTGACGGTTTCCATCCTACAAATTTCGGTAAAATGGCTTTGGAAATGGATACATTCTTACCTGCAACCCCTTTCGGAATCTTGACATTACTTGAAAGATACAATATTGAAACGAAAGGAAAAGACTGTGTCATCATCGGAAGAAGTAAAATCGTAGGAAGACCGATGAGTATTTTGATGGGAAGAAAAGATTTCCCCGGAAATTCAACGGTTACTTTGACTCACTCTTACACGAAAGACATTGAAGAATATACCAAAAAAGCAGACATCGTGATTACCGCTTTGGGTGATCCACACTTCTTAAAAGGTGAAATGATCAAAGACGGAGCCGTAATTGTGGATGTTGGTATCACAAGAGTAGACAACGATTCTCCAAAAGGATATTATCTGGCAGGTGATGTAGATTTTGACAGTTGTGCAGCAAAAGCAAGCTGGATCACGCCGGTTCCGGGAGGAGTAGGTCCAATGACAAGAGCGATGTTGATGAAAAATACCATCATTGCTTACAAAACTTCAGTCTATAACGACTAATTTTGAAATGAATAAAGAAGAAGATATATTATTAAAAGAAGGTAAAATGCTCCCTGTAATGGAGCATTTTTACACTATTCAGGGTGAAGGTGCGCATACAGGAAAAGCAGCTTACTTTATCAGACTGGGAGGTTGCGACGTCGGCTGCCACTGGTGTGATGTGAAAGAAAGCTGGAATCCTACACTACACCCTTTGATAAATGCTGAAGAAATTGCAGAAACTGCCGCAAAACACTGTAAAATTGTTGTTTTGACGGGCGGCGAACCATTAATGTGGAATTTAGATATCTTGACTTCTAAATTAAAAGAATTAGGATGCACCATCCATATTGAAACTTCAGGCGCGTATCCTTTAAGCGGACAAATCGACTGGATTACACTTTCACCAAAGAAAACAGGACTTCCAAAAGAAGAAATTTATGCTAAAGCTCACGAGCTTAAAATGATTGTTTTTAATAATAATGATTTTAAGTTTGCCGACGAACAAGCATCAAAAGTTTCTGAAAATTGCAGACTTTATCTTCAGAGCGAATGGAGCAAACGTGACGAGATGTATCCTAAAATTACCGATTTTATCCTTGCAAATCCG from Chryseobacterium indoltheticum encodes the following:
- a CDS encoding MauE/DoxX family redox-associated membrane protein; protein product: MKIIKFIICLLFGLMFINAGLNKFLNYMPMEKPTPEQMELFAAFDKIFWLMPLVGTVEIVGGLLFIFPKTRALGAIVILPVMIGIVIHVFTMDKSPMGISIAGVLFLINLWMLIDNKEKYNALLK
- a CDS encoding AI-2E family transporter, producing MNFIKLPFLLKLALAVISIIGIGYLIKLGQSILAPFFLAFLLAMLFLPLANFMERKLKFPRSVSTIVSVMIMLIILTGLLYFFGSQLSSFSRDLPHLSKQFNLVFHNLQNWVSHTFNVKIDEQLDYLDQGLNKLLSSSGIILGFTFGIFSTSLGFMVFFILFFIFILNYRRILNNFIVNVFNEKHKASVQEVVSEVRIMTKRYIIGLCLQVIIVSVLATIVLTILGVKYAILLGVLTGLLNVIPYIGIAISLLISCFIAFATGTVSTCVYVAIGYVIVHAIDGNIVLPFVVGSKVKINALFSFIGILLGEHLWGISGMFLCIPAIAIIKIIFERVDGLKPWGKLLGEDDKPNKKKKSYKISKNITLKEMD
- a CDS encoding type II toxin-antitoxin system RelE/ParE family toxin gives rise to the protein MDFSFKFLPIAEDNIEEATDYYANISLKVVKSFNKQLDLSINRIVSNPYFQKRFKNVRALPVKKFPYIIFYEVNDEEKVIYILSVFCTHQNPEKYP
- the lon gene encoding endopeptidase La, with the protein product MTEFEDINFDDILGDGFNIVAEEINLSDLNMDHEKSSEQNIFPILPVRNMVMFPNVVIPITAGRKASIQLLEEAQQNGDYIGIVSQRNSDIEQPTEKDLYHTGTLAKIIKIIKLPEGNITAITKGFHRFKIKRILESQPYFKAEITKLKDTKAKNKEEYEALLENIKDLALKIIELDPNIPNAANFAIKNISNNEDLLNFVSTNANFPYLEKQKLLEEKSLMERAKKCYEMMHEDFRKLELRNQIHQKTSKDLDKQQREYFLNQQIRTIQDELGGGPESDVEDLLKKGKDKNWKPEVEEHFQKEIGRLQRQNPNSPDYNVQRNYLDFFTDLPWETFTKDTFDIEKAEKVLDKAHFGLEDIKKRILEHMAVLKLKNNMKSPILLLVGPPGVGKTSLGKSVADALGRKYVRVSLGGLHDESEIRGHRKTYIGAMAGRILQSIKKSGTSNPVIVLDEIDKVGKGMHGDPSSALLEVLDPEQNNSFYDNFLELGYDLSKVMFLATANSLSTIQTPLLDRMEVIQIAGYTLEEKIEIAKRHLIKKQQEENGLTAKSFKLGNPELKHIIEAHTSESGVRTLEKRIAAIARWVALQTALVREYDTKITVDKVDEILGVPRPKSLSELTDVPGVVTGLAWTSVGGDILFIESITSNGKGNLTMTGNLGTVMKESATIALEYIKAKHEDLGINEDDLEKKNIHVHVPEGATPKDGPSAGIAMLTSMVSSFKNKKVKPHLAMTGEITLRGKVLPVGGIKEKLLAATRAGITEVILCEANRKDVEEIKQDYLKNLKVNYVSWMKEVLELAIEK
- a CDS encoding DUF4349 domain-containing protein, which encodes MKTTYIRLSIATALLAGIYSCKKGEATTGDYQTTEYSNEISADSISSVATMSVKDKQFVKTANVNMEVKDVYDATISIEKSVQELGGFVTHSNLQSRVISEDTYNTSNEEAMLVKKYQTENTLQVRVPTSKLGELLTLINDKKLFLNSRIINAEDVTSSIKYAEMEGKRIKKTSENISELKTTKDKVKMSDENMSEENLQQLANLDVTDNLKYSTVDIYIKEPKLRIAEIAVTNSENIDNKYKFDFFYSAKNAFVEGYYLIQRILIGLVTIWPIVIIAAIAFYFYRKNKSTKKSIPVDKE
- a CDS encoding acyl-CoA dehydrogenase family protein; this translates as MSKTFSKIRNAIELFKSIDFDQLSEISQKVNLPKLMENFSKLDDKQLSGMMKMLDPNKKKRELPPIDGDFYDIYHTLTPEQREVQLKVRAFMEKEVKPLVNHYWLRDEFPHELIPKFQKLDICGVTYEGYGCKGMPFLMEGVIAMEMARIDASIATFFGVQSGLAMGSIYICGSEEQKQKWLPQMQRFEKIGAFGLTEPEVGSGAAGGLTATCKKTPEGWILNGEKKWIGNATFADVIIIWARDLDDGEVKGFIVEKDNPGFSVEKIKGKMALRIVQNGLITLKDCLITEENRLQNANSFKDTAKVLRMTRAGVAWMATGCARGAYESALAYTRTREQFGKPIASFQMIQGHLVEMLSNLTAMQTLVFRLSEMQDEGILKDEHASLAKVFCTMRTRDVVSRAREVMGGNGILLEYDVARFVADAEAIYSYEGTKEINSLIVGRSITGFSAFV
- a CDS encoding 7-carboxy-7-deazaguanine synthase QueE, with translation MNKEEDILLKEGKMLPVMEHFYTIQGEGAHTGKAAYFIRLGGCDVGCHWCDVKESWNPTLHPLINAEEIAETAAKHCKIVVLTGGEPLMWNLDILTSKLKELGCTIHIETSGAYPLSGQIDWITLSPKKTGLPKEEIYAKAHELKMIVFNNNDFKFADEQASKVSENCRLYLQSEWSKRDEMYPKITDFILANPRWQASVQTHKYLNIP
- a CDS encoding bacteriocin-like protein; this encodes MLKNLKKLNRTDLREILGGGGPGKCDIGPIGCPCKIPAGDPCLGGGGGPTDPGDPIGYCTYSGTYIYCTETCPNGTSPLCAL
- the pgi gene encoding glucose-6-phosphate isomerase; the protein is MLSKINPTHTNSWKALDEHFGNNDFELRSLFQYNPNRFEEFSIKKDNFLFDYSKNLIDSKAKELLLNLAEECQLKDAISKMFSGDKINETEGRAVLHTALRDFSDKEILVDGENIKPQIKRVLEHMKSFSEKIISGEHKGFSGKEITDVVNIGIGGSDLGPVMVVSALKHFKTRLDVHFVSNVDGNHIAEVVKNLNPETTLFIIASKTFTTQETMTNANSAKDWFLKAGKQEDVAKHFVALSTNVQSVKDFGIAEENIFEFWDWVGGRYSLWSAIGLSIVLAVGYENFEQLLKGAENTDQHFQTAEFSENIPVLMGLLGIWYRNFYAATTYAILPYSQYLDRFAAYLQQGDMESNGKCVDRNGEFVEYETGPIIWGEPGTNGQHAFYQLIHQGTELIPADFIAYAKSPNKVSDHQDKLLANFFAQTEALAFGKNEEEVESELQASGKSEEEVDFLLNYKVFHGNTPTNSIIFNELTPFSLGQLIAMYEHKIFVQGVIWNIFSFDQFGVELGKVLANKILPELESNETISSHDSSTNGLINYYKGNK
- a CDS encoding bifunctional 5,10-methylenetetrahydrofolate dehydrogenase/5,10-methenyltetrahydrofolate cyclohydrolase; the encoded protein is MAEILDGLKVSKEIKAEIKVEVDKIIASKRRAPHLVAILVGNNGASKAYVNAKVKDCEEVGFQSSLVKFPSTVSESELLEKIDELNKDKSVDGFIVQLPLPDQIDQEKIINAIDPRKDVDGFHPTNFGKMALEMDTFLPATPFGILTLLERYNIETKGKDCVIIGRSKIVGRPMSILMGRKDFPGNSTVTLTHSYTKDIEEYTKKADIVITALGDPHFLKGEMIKDGAVIVDVGITRVDNDSPKGYYLAGDVDFDSCAAKASWITPVPGGVGPMTRAMLMKNTIIAYKTSVYND